TGCTGGTGGGAAAGGCCAGGGTTTCCGTTTCGGCGCTGGCCAGGAGTTGCGCCAGGCTGCTGAGCGTGTTGACGTGCATGGGTAGGGGAGCGGGAAGTAGCAATGCTCCCATAGTATCAGGCAATCCGGCCTGCATGGCGCCCGGCAGCCTTTTCAGCCATGCGCCTGTCAGGGCAGCAGCAATGCATGCTGGCTGGCCGTGTGAAAATCGCGCCAGACGCGGTTGATGGTGCTGTCTTCGCGGGCCGCGTACAGGCCGCAATACGGATACAGGCCATCGACGGCCGCGCGGCAGGCGGCGACCAGGTCCAGTGAACTCGTCTGTACGGCCCGCATGGCGTCCGCCTCGAGCGCCACGCCGCCCGCTACCTGGGCCCAGCTGGCATCCAGCACGGCATAAAAGCGGACGCGGGCGGCGATAAATGCGTCTTTCTTGCCTTGCAGCATGGCGGCCACTTCCGGCACGTCGAGCAACGGCAAGCCGGCGCGCGCATGGCGGCGGTGGCGCATGCACTCTTCGGCCAGTTGCATGAAATGCGCTGCCATGCCGGCCACGTTGGCGGCCAGGGTCACGTAGGCGAGTGAATAGAAAGGGTAGCGGTACAGGGGACCGCCGGCCGTCGCGGCGCTGGCGTCGATGGTGAAACCATGTTCCTTGGCAAGCCACTGGCCGTCGATCCGGTAGCTGTGCGAGGCGCTGGCGCGCATGCCGAGGCTGTTCCACGAAGGCAGCAGCTGCACCAGCGCGGCGGGCACGAGGAAGGCGCGGATGCGCGGATTGCCTTCGTCATCGAGCAGGGGCTGGCCATCGCGCCGCAGCCGGGCGTTCAGGGTGAAGTGCGTGGCCATCGGCGCGCCGCTGGCGTAGTCCCAGCTGCCCGTGATGCGGTAGCCGCCGCCTTCTTCCTCGGCATCACCGGTGGCCGCGCCGCTGCCGCCCAGGCAGACGCGCGGCGTGCCGATGATGGCCTGCGCCATGCCGGGTGCCAAAAACCCCGCAAACCAGCCTGCGCCCGCGCACAGGGTCAGCACCCAGCCCATGCTGCCATCGACGGCGGCCACGGCTTCTTCCAGGCGCACCACTTGCGGCAGGGGCAGCTCGGCGCCGCCCGCGCTGCGCGGCGCCAGCATCGTCAGCCAGCCGCGCCGGTGCAGCAAGGCTTGCTGCACCGGATGCAGGAAGCGGGCCGCATCGGCTGCCTGGGCGTGGCGCGCGATGCGGCGCGTGTCGCGCTCGGAAAGGGTAGCAATGGTAGCGAGGGCAGCGTGCGGCATGGGTAACATCCGTCTATGGCAGAGGCGGGCATTTTCGCACAGCGCGGCGCCGCCGTTGCCGTCAGCCGTGCGGCAAGGCGATTTTTTCCATCACGGCGTGCAGCAGCGTGGCATCCGGCATGTCGGCCGGGGCCGAGCGCCAGGCGATGATGCCGTCGGGCCGGACGATCACGGCGCCGTCATCGCCTGTGCCGAAAGTGTCGCCGAAGCCCTGCTCGGAGGGGAAGAGCACGTCGGCGCCGGCCAGCAAGGTCTTCAACGATAGGTGCGCGGCGGCGGCGGACCAGCGGGGATCGGCCGTCAGCAGCACGAAATCCTCGGTCAACAGGTCGATGCTGGAGATGCTGTTGCCCCGATGCCGGACCCATACGTGGGGCGCGCGCGTGCCTGGCTGGCCGGCCCAGTCGCGCGGATGGGCGGCCGGTGGCAGCGCCGCGCCAGCGCCAAGGATGGCGCCAGATCGCGTCAACTGGCCCAGTTCCATCGCCAGGTTGCCATACAAGGGTTCGTTCTGGTAGCCGTCGCCGACCCATTTCGCGTAGTCCGGCCGGGCGAAGGTTTGCTGGTGCCGCAGCCAGGCGATGGGCCGGCGCTCATCCGTATAGGTGTCGAGCAGGGCGGGGCGCGATTGCTGCCGCACGACCCTTTGCAGCTTCCATGCCAGGTTGTAGACGTCGTCGATGCCCGTGTTGGCGCCGTAGCCACCGCGCGTGGGCGGCAATTGATGGGCCGCATCGCCGGCCAGGAAAATGCGCCCCTCGCTGAACCTGTCCGCGATCAGGCCGGCCAGCTCCCAGCGCCCGGTGGTGATGAGTTCGAACGCCATGTCCTTGCCCAAGGCCTGGCGGACCAGCGCCCGCAATTGTTCGTCGGTGCTCTCGCTTTGCTCTTCAAACATGAGGAACCAGCGCCCATCGGAATATGTGCCCAGGAAACCCTGAAAGCCTGGCTGGTCGATGTCGAACTGACGGATGCCCCGTTCCAGAAAGGCGTCCGCCTCCGCGCAGCGGAACAGCACGCTGCGCAGCACGCGCAGGGGACCGGCCCCCTGGCGCGCGATGCCCAGCTGTTCGCGGATGGGGCTGGCCGCGCCATCGGCGGCGATCAGGTAATCGGCCGTGACGGCATAGCATGCGCCCGTGTCGCGCTGGCGCAGCTGCGCCGTGACGCGCTGCGCATCCTGCTGCACGGCCAGCAGTTCCACGCCCGTGCGCAGGTCGGCGCCGCGTGCGCGGGCAGCTTCGCGCAGTATCGGTTCCAGCAAGTCCTGGGCGATGGCGGCGCCGGTCGTGGGCGAAGCCTTGCCGTCGCGCTCTTCCGGCTGGCCTGGCGTCCATGGCAATTCTTCGAAGTGCTGACCCGCCAGGCTTGCCACGCGGGCGCGGCGCACGGTGGCGCCGTGCGGCACCTGGGGAATGCGTTCGGCGATGCCGGCGGCGCGGAAAAATTCCAGCGTGTGTTCCGTAAAGCCCGTGGCGCGGGGGTGGGCGGCGCTGCCGTGGTGTTTTTCAACGAGAATATGCGGCACGCCCCGCCATGCGAGGAAGAGCGAGGCTGAAAGTCCGACGAGACTGCCGCCGATGATGAGTACAGGGGTGTGGATTGAAGCTGGGTTCATGATGTCGTCCTGGATGTTGTGCAGAGCACACTCGGTCAAGGACGTGGTGAATTTTCGCGGCAGGCGCAACGCCGTTCAGGCTGCAGGGTGACGGAACGCACGCCGACGAAAAAACGGCGCACGTCCGCTTTTCGTCGTGGTCCGCGGCCCCCAGGGCTGGAATATGACCGTCCGCAGGCGGACGGCTGACCGGGGCTCACCACGCCGGTCCACCTTTTTCGACGCCACGATCTTAGCACGGGAGCCAGCCCAGGGAAACCCCGTGCAACGGCGTTCAGACGGCCTTGGCCAGTCCTTCCGCTTCCCAGGCAGCCTTGACGCTGTCGCGCTGGGCGACTCTTGCCAGGAAGGCTTGCACATTCGCCAGCGCGGACAAATCCACGCCCAGGCCCGGCGCCCAGCCCGTGATGACGAACAGGTAGGCGTCGGCCACCGTGAACGTGTCGCCCGTCAGGTAGTCCTGGCCTTCCAGGCGGCTATCCACCCATTTGTATTTCTTGCCCAGTTGCTCAATGAATAAGGCCTTGGTGGCCGTGTCGATGCGGGAATCGAACAGGGGGCTGAACGATTTATGCAGCTCGGACGTGATGTAGTTCTGCCACTCCAGCACCTTGTAGCGGGCCAAGCTGCCCACGGGCGGCAATAGATCCTGCTTGCCGGCCCGTTCGGCGATGTACTGGGCGATGACGGGGCCTTCGCTCAAGGTCGTTCCATCGTCGAGTGCCAGCAGCGGCACTTGTCCCTTCGGGTTGAGTTCATAGTAATTGCCGCCTTCCTGCGTGCGGTGCTGTCCCAGGTCGACCTTGACCAAGGTGAATGGCGTGCCCGTTTCGCGCAGGATGATGTGCGGCGCCTGCGAGCAGGCGCCCGGCGAGTAAAAGAGTTTCATGGCGATCCTGTCCTTGAAAAGGTGGGGAAGATGCCACTATAGACCTGCGCCGTCGCACGGTAAACGCATGTTCGCGTGGCGACTATTTCTGCCCGGTGCACGATTGCGCTGGCTCAAACGGCCATCGGCCGCGCCGGCGGAACGTCATCGCATCAGGGAACTTCTTTGGGCAGGGGAGGCTATAATCCGGGCACGTTGACAAGTGTTGCTCAACGTCATTACGAGGCCGCCCATGCATAAACTGATTTCCGAACTCACCCGACTGTACCTGTTCGAGGAACAGCAGCACTACGTCGATGCGCAGGGCGGCGCGCAGCCGTTGACGCCGGCCGTGCTGGCGCGCCATCTGTCGGGCGAACAGACGGTGGCCGTACAACTCGTGACCGAAAGCGGCCTGACGCGCGCGCTGGTGCTGGAGTTTGGCGGCAAGGGCGGCGGCGAAGCGCACTGGAGCGCGCTGTGCACGATTGCCAATGCCGTGCAGCATGAGCTGGACTTGCCGGCGCCCGCCGTCAGCATCTCGGGCACGGCGTTCCAGCTGTGGCTGTCGCTGGCCACGCCCGTGCCCGTCGCCCAGGCGCGCCAGTTCGCGCAGCTGCTGCGCTCGACCTTTTTACCTGCCTCGACCGACATCCTCGCCACCGCGCCGCCAGACTACGTGGAGCAGGTGGCGCTGCCGCCATGTTTGCAGCCGTCGGGCAAGTGGGCCGCCTTCATCCACCCCAGCATGGGCGCCGCCTTCGTCGACGAACCTGGCCTGGACATGCCGCCGCCGCCATCCGCCCAGCTGGGCTTCCTGGAAAGCTTGCGCAGCATCAACCCCGCCCAGTTCGCGCAGGCGCTGGCGAAATTGCAGGGACATGCGGGGCTGGCTGTCGCCGTGCCCGCTCCCGTCGCCGCCGTATTGCCAGTGATAACGTCCGCCACTGCGCCGGGCTTGCTGCTGCAGGACGCCACGCTGGAAGACATCGTGCGCTGGCTGCATGCGCGCAATATCGAGCCGACGTTCCGGCACAGCTTGCCGTAACGGGGCGATTGCGGATGTTGGCGGCAGGCGGCCAGCAGCGGACATCTGACGGATGTGACAATGTATGTATTTTTCTTACCCGCAATTTGCTATTCTCTACGGCCGCGCTGGCCCATGTCGGCAATGCAAAGTCAGGCCGAGCAGCGTCCTATATTAATTCCAGGAAACCATCAATGCACTTGCCCGCCGAGAAAAACGCCCCCCTAGATTTTGATTTCATCATCGGCGATTGGCTGGTGAAACATCGCCGGCTCAATTCCAGATTCACCAATTGCAAGGAATGGACGGAGTTTGACGGGCTCTCTTCGACCGTCAAGACACTGGGTGGCTTTGGAAACCTGGAGGACAACGTTCTCTATTTCCCGGAAGGTAGCTTCCGGGCCCTTGCCCTGCGCTCGTTTTGTGTGAAATCCGACGCCTGGTCGATCTGGTGGCTCGATGCACGCAAGCCGACGACGCTCGATGTCCCTGTCGTTGGAAAGTTTTCCAATCACATCGGCGTATTTTTTGCAGATGACCTACTCGATGGCCAGGCAATAAAAGTACGCTTTACCTGGACTGCCACCCCTGGGGAAAATCCCCGTTGGGATCAGGCTTTTTCCAAGGACCAAGGAAGAACATGGGAAACGAACTGGACTATGGACTTCGTGCGCGCCACACAGGAAATGGCAGCCATTCAGCCTTGAAGGCTGAGACTGCCAACGGCGGCAAGCGTCCAGAAGAGGCCGGTCGCGCTTTTAGCTCTTCCTTCAGCCGAGCTTAGCTGCGCCGCTGATCATTTACATTAGGCTGCTCGTGAGAACAAATTTTCATTGCACCTCGATCGAAGATTATGGCAACGGCCGGTTGGCAATTGTTCGTGGCTCATTATCGTCGGGAACTGTATCCACTGAGATGTCACTTCATATTGGATTGAGTGGCACATTCGGCATGACGATTCCAATCACTGACATACTCGATTCCGGCGAGCTATTGATTGACTGCGACGATCAAGAAGGCGTGGAGATGCTTCTTGCATTTGAGGTGGTGCACGAAGATCTCGATCTTGGGTAGAACTCAATATCATCATGCCTACGCTCAAGTGTCCGTTTTGGGGCTGAAGCCGGCAGCGACGGCAACCGGCCAAGAGCGGACGTAACGTTTCCTTCTACAAACCACATTCCTAACGTATGAGTTATTCAATTCAAGCCATTATCGCCAAGCAAGGAATTTTTGCTAAGGGGCTCTACAGAATATATGTTCCACGCTTGGCGCTCACGGGCCAGTTGCATATATCGAAGCAGAGTTCTTCGGTGGAAGTGGCATGCAAGCTCACGTATTGATTCCAGGGCAAGGCGCCGATACGCTCGTTGTCGTTTCAGACGACGCCATCAATCTGGCGCTTGGTTGGCTTGGTTGGCTTGGTGTGCAGCCTCTCGACAACGAAGATCAGTTTGATACAGTTGGGCTTAACAAGCATCGAGAAACCGATTCGTGGATTGTCGGCAGTCATCCTTAAGGTATGCAACGGGGTGGAACCTGGCCACTACGGCAACCGGCCAGTATCAGCGGTTTCGAACAGAAGGATTGAGACATGGACCCGATTCTACTTTTTATAGTCGAGGATGCTTTTCAAATTACCGGTCGTGGATGCGTTCTTGCCCCTGGGCCCTCGGCAGAGCAAGGTAGCCAACGAGTTCGAATCGGGGATGGTCTGCGCTTGCGCAAGCCAGATGGGCATAGCTTTGACACTGTGATTCAAGGCGTGGAAATGATAGGGCGCCGTCCCAGACCAAAGGTCATCACAGCGCCAATCCTTTTGCCAAGAAACGTTAAGAAAGGTGATATTCCAATAGGAACTGAAGTGTGGCTTCTTCCTTCAACCTGATGTCAATGTACTCAACGCAGTTCAACGCCTGAAATAGGCATTGCGCTCATCTGCATAGTCCTGTGTCCGCTTTGGGACTATTGTGTTGAAAAACGCGGGTACGTTGACGATTACATAGAAATCCTGCCAGCCTGGACTGGCCAGAACCACCGCTATTGAACGATCACCGACTGCTTGGAGGTCCGAGGCATCCCGGAATGGTTGCCGCTCGACAATGTCAAGACAATAGGCCAGAAGCAGTCAGTCAGTCAGTCAGTCAGTCAGTCAGTCAGTCAGTCAGTCAGTTTGACTGGCTTACCCTGATTTCGGCATCAAATTTTTGTCGGCTCACCATGTCTGGAATGAAATCCTGTGAAATATCTTTTCAGTATTATCGCGGTGTTTGCTTGTACGAATGTGCATGCTGCTGCATGGCAGCCTGCCAGCGGATACCAGCAATTGCCGATCTGGCCAGGAGTGATACCTGACGCGAAATCAGCCGCCGGGCCGGAAGACGAGGTGACGTTACGGGAAGATCGGCTCATCGCAGGAAGGCCCTGGCTGGAACTGGATAACGTCACGCGGCCGACGATGACAATTTACTCGCCAAAGGGAAGAAACACGGGCGCTGCCGTTATCGTTTTTCCCGGCGGAGGCTATTGGGGGCTGGCCATCGACCTGGAAGGAACGGAAGTTTGTGACTGGCTGACATCGACTGGTATTACGTGCGTGCTGTTGAAATATCGTGTCCCCGGATCAGGTCCCCACTGGGACCAAATCCGTAATGTCCGTGTCATTCCAAGGACGCATACGGCGTTGCAAGATGCACAGAGAACGTTGGGCCTCGTTCGCCATCATGCCGTTGACTGGAAAATTGACCCGAACAAGATCGGGGTGCTGGGGTTTTCTGCCGGCGGTCACCTGGTCGCGTCTATCAGTACGCATCATCAGCGGATATATGCGCCTGTCGACAAGGCAGACGAGGAAAGCTGTCGTCCCGATTTTGCGGTGTCTCTTTATCCTGGCCATATGTCGGTCAACTATAGAGACGACCTTTCAAGGCTGAACCCAAGCATTGAAGTCACCAGTCAAACACCTCCGACCTTCCTGCTGCATGCGCAAGACGATCCGGTAGACCCGGTAGAGTTTTCTCTTCTTTATTATGCGGCCCTGAAGAATGCGAATGTACCCGTTGAGATGCATTTGTTCGCCGAGGGAGGGCACGCGTTCGGGCTCCGTCCTACGCAGTTTCCAATCACGAAGTGGCCCACCTTGGTTGAAACGTGGCTGGGTACGATGGGAATGATACCGAAGAAATAATAATGCATGCAATCTGGCCTATGAATATCAACTACACATCCGATCAGCCATGCGCCGAGGCGTTCAAGGCACTGTACGACAGTTCCATTCTTGACGATTGTCGCGACGCCGGCATTGCGGATGTCCAGCTTTTCAGCGCCAAAGGCAAGTCGCTATTCTACGAAAAACTGGAATTTTCCTCGCGACCGGAAGATGCGCCCGGCATGCAATTCAGGACCGCCACCTGAGTACTGCGGCCGCAGCCTCGCGCCAGATATCTCTCTGGCCGGCATGCTGACTTCAAGCCGCCATTTCCCTGGCCAAGGTCAACACCAGTTCCGCCGCCCCCATTTCCCGCGCCAGCGGGGCGCCCTGGCCGGCCCACTGTGCGGCAAATTCGCTGTTGCCGTGCTGGCTGGCCAGCGCGTTCAATTGTTTGGCGGCATCGTAGGCGACGGGGTAGTCGGCTGGCGGCGGGCTGCCTGGCGCCTCGCCATACTCGATCAAGCGGTTCACCATGCCGCGCGCCAGGCGGCCCGAGAGCACGCTGGTCAGGCGCGTGGCCGATGCCCGCGCGCTTTTCAGGTTGGCCCGATAGCCGGCATTGGCCGACGATTCCGGGCACAGCACGAACGCCGTGCCCAGCTGGGCGGCTGCGGCGCCCAGGTCCAGCGCGGCGCGGATACCTTGTCCATCCATGATGCCGCCGGCGGCGATCAGGGGTAGCGTGGTGTGGCCCGCCAGCAGGCGCAGCAGCACACTGGTGCTGTGGTGCTCGTCCGGCGCTTGCGGGTCGAAAACCCCGCGATGTCCACCCGCTTCCACGCCTTGCGCCACGATGGCGTCGACTCCCGCCTGTTCGATCAGGGTCGCTTCGCGCAGATTCGTGGCCGTGGCCATGGTGTAGATGCCGGCCTGGCGCAGGGCGGCAATCTGCTGCTGCGTCGGCACGCCGAAATGAAAGCTGACGACGGCGGGGCGCTGTTCCAGCAACAGGGCGAATGCCGCCTCATTGCCGATGAACGTTTCGTAGATTTCGTCGAGCGCCACGGGCGCGGCCGCGCCCAGCTCGGCAAACAGGGGCGCCAGATGGGCCAGCCAGGCCGCTTCGCGCTGCGCATCGCGCACGGCCGGCGCATGGCAAAACACATTCACATTGAAGGGGCGGTCCGTCAGCGCGCGCGTGTCGACGATCATCTGGCGCGCCTGCGCCACCGTGCCCGCGCCGATGGCGAGCGAGCCGAGACCGCCCGCGTT
Above is a genomic segment from Janthinobacterium sp. 64 containing:
- a CDS encoding DUF1579 domain-containing protein; protein product: MHLPAEKNAPLDFDFIIGDWLVKHRRLNSRFTNCKEWTEFDGLSSTVKTLGGFGNLEDNVLYFPEGSFRALALRSFCVKSDAWSIWWLDARKPTTLDVPVVGKFSNHIGVFFADDLLDGQAIKVRFTWTATPGENPRWDQAFSKDQGRTWETNWTMDFVRATQEMAAIQP
- a CDS encoding NAD(P)H-dependent flavin oxidoreductase is translated as MTSIQPFLDRLGLQFPIIQAPMAAISTPRMAAAVSNAGGLGSLAIGAGTVAQARQMIVDTRALTDRPFNVNVFCHAPAVRDAQREAAWLAHLAPLFAELGAAAPVALDEIYETFIGNEAAFALLLEQRPAVVSFHFGVPTQQQIAALRQAGIYTMATATNLREATLIEQAGVDAIVAQGVEAGGHRGVFDPQAPDEHHSTSVLLRLLAGHTTLPLIAAGGIMDGQGIRAALDLGAAAAQLGTAFVLCPESSANAGYRANLKSARASATRLTSVLSGRLARGMVNRLIEYGEAPGSPPPADYPVAYDAAKQLNALASQHGNSEFAAQWAGQGAPLAREMGAAELVLTLAREMAA
- a CDS encoding FAD-dependent monooxygenase, which encodes MNPASIHTPVLIIGGSLVGLSASLFLAWRGVPHILVEKHHGSAAHPRATGFTEHTLEFFRAAGIAERIPQVPHGATVRRARVASLAGQHFEELPWTPGQPEERDGKASPTTGAAIAQDLLEPILREAARARGADLRTGVELLAVQQDAQRVTAQLRQRDTGACYAVTADYLIAADGAASPIREQLGIARQGAGPLRVLRSVLFRCAEADAFLERGIRQFDIDQPGFQGFLGTYSDGRWFLMFEEQSESTDEQLRALVRQALGKDMAFELITTGRWELAGLIADRFSEGRIFLAGDAAHQLPPTRGGYGANTGIDDVYNLAWKLQRVVRQQSRPALLDTYTDERRPIAWLRHQQTFARPDYAKWVGDGYQNEPLYGNLAMELGQLTRSGAILGAGAALPPAAHPRDWAGQPGTRAPHVWVRHRGNSISSIDLLTEDFVLLTADPRWSAAAAHLSLKTLLAGADVLFPSEQGFGDTFGTGDDGAVIVRPDGIIAWRSAPADMPDATLLHAVMEKIALPHG
- the gstA gene encoding glutathione transferase GstA; the encoded protein is MKLFYSPGACSQAPHIILRETGTPFTLVKVDLGQHRTQEGGNYYELNPKGQVPLLALDDGTTLSEGPVIAQYIAERAGKQDLLPPVGSLARYKVLEWQNYITSELHKSFSPLFDSRIDTATKALFIEQLGKKYKWVDSRLEGQDYLTGDTFTVADAYLFVITGWAPGLGVDLSALANVQAFLARVAQRDSVKAAWEAEGLAKAV
- a CDS encoding TOTE conflict system archaeo-eukaryotic primase domain-containing protein codes for the protein MHKLISELTRLYLFEEQQHYVDAQGGAQPLTPAVLARHLSGEQTVAVQLVTESGLTRALVLEFGGKGGGEAHWSALCTIANAVQHELDLPAPAVSISGTAFQLWLSLATPVPVAQARQFAQLLRSTFLPASTDILATAPPDYVEQVALPPCLQPSGKWAAFIHPSMGAAFVDEPGLDMPPPPSAQLGFLESLRSINPAQFAQALAKLQGHAGLAVAVPAPVAAVLPVITSATAPGLLLQDATLEDIVRWLHARNIEPTFRHSLP
- a CDS encoding alpha/beta hydrolase, which produces MKYLFSIIAVFACTNVHAAAWQPASGYQQLPIWPGVIPDAKSAAGPEDEVTLREDRLIAGRPWLELDNVTRPTMTIYSPKGRNTGAAVIVFPGGGYWGLAIDLEGTEVCDWLTSTGITCVLLKYRVPGSGPHWDQIRNVRVIPRTHTALQDAQRTLGLVRHHAVDWKIDPNKIGVLGFSAGGHLVASISTHHQRIYAPVDKADEESCRPDFAVSLYPGHMSVNYRDDLSRLNPSIEVTSQTPPTFLLHAQDDPVDPVEFSLLYYAALKNANVPVEMHLFAEGGHAFGLRPTQFPITKWPTLVETWLGTMGMIPKK
- a CDS encoding acyl-CoA dehydrogenase, which gives rise to MPHAALATIATLSERDTRRIARHAQAADAARFLHPVQQALLHRRGWLTMLAPRSAGGAELPLPQVVRLEEAVAAVDGSMGWVLTLCAGAGWFAGFLAPGMAQAIIGTPRVCLGGSGAATGDAEEEGGGYRITGSWDYASGAPMATHFTLNARLRRDGQPLLDDEGNPRIRAFLVPAALVQLLPSWNSLGMRASASHSYRIDGQWLAKEHGFTIDASAATAGGPLYRYPFYSLAYVTLAANVAGMAAHFMQLAEECMRHRRHARAGLPLLDVPEVAAMLQGKKDAFIAARVRFYAVLDASWAQVAGGVALEADAMRAVQTSSLDLVAACRAAVDGLYPYCGLYAAREDSTINRVWRDFHTASQHALLLP